A window from Dehalobacter sp. DCA encodes these proteins:
- a CDS encoding GerW family sporulation protein, which produces MSDSFNIGENITNIFEKLESFLKTKTVVGEPMQVGEIILVPFIDFTFGLGTSGGSDIEQKSNQGSGGGACSGGRISPTAVLVIRGDQVELLPIEKSGGLEKLIDMVPEIVNKVKDQKCSEE; this is translated from the coding sequence ATGTCGGATAGTTTTAACATTGGCGAAAATATCACCAACATCTTTGAAAAACTGGAAAGCTTTCTGAAGACCAAGACCGTCGTCGGCGAACCTATGCAGGTCGGAGAAATCATTCTTGTTCCATTCATCGATTTTACATTCGGTCTGGGTACGAGCGGCGGAAGCGACATTGAACAGAAAAGCAACCAGGGTTCGGGTGGCGGCGCCTGTAGTGGCGGCCGTATTTCGCCAACAGCAGTTCTGGTTATCAGAGGCGATCAGGTCGAACTGCTGCCGATTGAAAAATCAGGAGGGCTCGAAAAACTAATCGATATGGTTCCCGAGATCGTGAATAAAGTCAAAGATCAAAAATGCAGTGAAGAATAA
- a CDS encoding chemotaxis protein, whose protein sequence is MQDDKGILLESGTNEFEIIEFTVDGKFYGINVAKVREIINSVKVTHLVGSHPYIEGLFTLRNKIIPLVDLTRCLTGVKQVTDNQQIIVCEINGEMISFRVDEVTRIYRVSWTQMEPLSDIAGSDFAVGVVKLEEKIIVLIDFEKIISEIDPTMNKRLSTIPAVAEEMDDLRKTKTILIAEDSRVLRELLIRTLSAAGYHMVPNDNGLEAWDSLNKMIADGSSIEDKVQLVITDIEMPQMDGHHLTKKIKEDDKLKELPVIIFSSMISEELRRKGQSLGAYAQITKPEIEKLIVLVDKILLS, encoded by the coding sequence ATGCAGGATGATAAAGGAATTTTGCTGGAATCCGGAACCAATGAGTTTGAAATTATTGAGTTTACCGTAGACGGGAAATTCTATGGGATTAACGTCGCCAAAGTAAGGGAAATTATCAACAGTGTCAAGGTGACACACCTGGTAGGTTCACATCCATATATAGAGGGACTATTTACTTTACGGAATAAGATCATTCCGCTTGTTGATCTGACGCGATGCCTAACCGGCGTTAAGCAGGTCACAGATAACCAGCAGATCATTGTTTGTGAAATCAATGGTGAAATGATCAGCTTCAGAGTTGATGAAGTCACGAGGATCTACCGCGTATCCTGGACCCAGATGGAACCTTTGTCGGATATTGCAGGTTCGGACTTTGCAGTCGGTGTCGTTAAGCTGGAAGAAAAAATCATCGTTCTGATCGATTTTGAAAAGATTATTTCTGAGATTGATCCGACCATGAACAAAAGGTTATCAACGATACCCGCGGTAGCTGAAGAAATGGACGACCTCAGAAAGACAAAAACGATATTAATCGCAGAGGATTCCCGCGTTCTTAGGGAGCTGTTAATCAGAACACTTAGCGCTGCAGGTTATCATATGGTTCCCAATGATAATGGTCTGGAAGCATGGGATAGTCTGAACAAAATGATTGCTGACGGCAGTTCGATCGAAGATAAAGTGCAGCTGGTCATTACAGACATTGAAATGCCCCAAATGGATGGTCATCATCTGACCAAAAAAATAAAAGAGGATGACAAGCTTAAAGAGCTGCCCGTCATTATCTTCTCCTCGATGATCAGTGAAGAGCTAAGAAGGAAAGGGCAGTCGCTCGGTGCCTATGCCCAAATCACGAAGCCAGAAATCGAAAAGTTGATCGTGTTAGTTGATAAAATACTGCTTTCTTAA
- a CDS encoding DEAD/DEAH box helicase — translation MNQATFQHYPLSPEILKALQLLNYDKPTNVQQQVIPLILAQKDVIVKSQTGSGKTAAFAIPLCQMVDWEENKPQALIITPTRELAIQVKEDLFHIGRFKRLKIAAVYGKSPFYYQEKELKQKTHIVVGTPGRLIDHLQKGTLDTSYIKYLVIDEADELMNMGFLEQTETILGSLSADRVTALLSATMPSDVRTLCDHYLREPVYVETQEETSAAERISQERYLIARQDKDKIKLLKDLSVTENPDSCLIFCNTKHQVDEVYAELKLLDYPCAKIHGGMEQGHRLSVMDDFKRGYFRYLIATDVAARGIDIEDISLVINFDLPQEKESYVHRIGRTGRLNKNGKAISFVTEEDDSYLQDIQKYIGQEIPLKQRPSQDTVRNAEVDFQEKITVLPDNKAMKGTRINLEIMKLQINAGKKSKIRPADIVGTLTNIAGMTAADIGIINILDELSYVEILNFKGPLVLEALQTTSLKGKLRKVRKVNR, via the coding sequence ATGAACCAGGCTACTTTTCAGCATTATCCGTTAAGTCCGGAAATATTAAAAGCCCTTCAGCTGCTAAACTATGACAAGCCTACGAACGTCCAGCAGCAGGTCATTCCGCTTATCCTGGCGCAAAAAGATGTGATTGTTAAATCTCAGACCGGCAGCGGCAAGACGGCTGCTTTTGCTATTCCGCTTTGCCAGATGGTGGATTGGGAAGAAAATAAACCTCAGGCCCTGATCATCACGCCAACGAGAGAACTGGCCATCCAGGTCAAAGAGGATCTGTTTCATATCGGCCGTTTTAAAAGACTAAAAATTGCTGCAGTATACGGCAAATCTCCTTTCTATTATCAGGAGAAAGAGCTGAAGCAAAAAACGCATATTGTGGTGGGAACGCCTGGCCGGCTGATCGATCATCTTCAGAAAGGGACGCTGGATACTTCTTATATCAAATACCTGGTTATTGACGAAGCGGATGAACTGATGAATATGGGCTTTTTGGAACAGACGGAGACCATCCTTGGCAGCTTGTCTGCCGACCGCGTAACAGCCCTGCTGTCGGCCACGATGCCTTCTGATGTCAGAACACTGTGTGATCATTATTTGCGCGAGCCAGTCTATGTAGAAACGCAAGAAGAAACATCCGCTGCGGAAAGAATCTCCCAGGAAAGATACCTCATTGCCAGACAGGATAAGGATAAAATAAAGCTTCTTAAAGATCTTTCAGTCACTGAGAACCCCGATAGCTGCCTGATTTTCTGCAATACCAAACATCAGGTGGATGAGGTCTATGCGGAATTGAAATTGCTCGATTATCCCTGCGCCAAAATTCATGGCGGTATGGAACAAGGGCACCGCCTGAGTGTCATGGATGATTTTAAACGGGGTTATTTTCGGTACCTGATTGCAACAGATGTGGCAGCCCGGGGGATTGACATCGAAGATATTTCACTCGTCATTAACTTTGATCTGCCGCAGGAAAAGGAAAGCTATGTACACCGGATTGGCAGAACAGGGCGTTTGAATAAAAACGGCAAAGCAATCTCCTTTGTGACCGAAGAAGATGACAGTTACCTGCAGGATATACAGAAATATATTGGACAGGAGATCCCACTGAAACAAAGACCGTCTCAGGATACTGTCCGCAATGCAGAAGTCGACTTTCAGGAGAAAATAACCGTTTTGCCGGATAATAAAGCCATGAAAGGCACCCGGATCAATTTGGAAATCATGAAGCTCCAGATCAATGCCGGAAAGAAATCCAAGATCCGGCCGGCGGATATTGTGGGCACATTGACGAACATTGCGGGTATGACTGCGGCTGACATCGGGATTATCAATATTCTGGATGAATTGAGTTATGTGGAAATCCTGAACTTTAAAGGGCCACTTGTCCTTGAAGCCTTGCAAACAACATCGCTCAAAGGTAAACTAAGGAAAGTAAGAAAAGTGAATCGCTAA
- the ade gene encoding adenine deaminase → MLNDCVLNFLVKDFQEKTAELAQTAMGILKADTVIRGGRIINVNTCEIEENKDIAIKHGRIVLVGNAAPAIGEQTEFIDASGYTLAPGFLDGHLHVESSMVTLREFTRAVLPQGTTCIVMDPHEIANVFGLEGVKMMVEEGQAMPLKVFATMPSCVPAAPGFEDAGAVIGPAEIKEALQDGRIIGLGEMMNYPGVISGDVHVHAELKVTLNAGKPVTGHYASADLEKGLQAYAAAGILSCHESTTREDALARMRLGMYAKLREGSAWQDVKETVRAITENKVDSRYAVLVTDDVHPHTLLAKGHLNHVIRQAIRQGVNPVTAIQMATINPAQCFGLDRHLGSISPGRCADIVFLRDLAEVTVEKVMIDGEIIAEQGRMLAEISSVSYPEKFRSSVHLSNKLKSGDFIIKAPEGRTTVRVHVIEIKEAQAGTLHRVIEMGTAQGQVYPDITADIAKVMVLERHGGPGNYGLGYVKGFQLKSGAVASTVAHDSHNLIIIGVNDEDMALAGNTLADLGGGMAAVRDGKVLAILPLPIAGLMSDRPVEEVAGMVAQLDEAWKELGCSLVSPFMTMALLSLPVIPELRLTNRGLIDCLNFSFLPLLE, encoded by the coding sequence GTGTTGAATGATTGTGTACTCAATTTTCTCGTGAAAGATTTTCAGGAGAAAACAGCCGAACTGGCTCAAACCGCCATGGGTATCCTGAAAGCGGACACGGTGATCAGGGGCGGCCGGATCATCAATGTAAATACTTGTGAAATCGAAGAAAACAAGGACATTGCGATCAAACACGGCCGGATTGTCCTGGTCGGTAATGCCGCGCCTGCCATCGGGGAACAGACGGAATTCATCGATGCCTCAGGCTATACACTGGCACCGGGTTTTCTGGACGGACATCTGCATGTTGAGAGCAGCATGGTCACGCTGAGGGAATTCACCAGGGCTGTTCTGCCGCAGGGAACGACGTGTATTGTTATGGACCCGCATGAAATTGCCAATGTCTTCGGCCTGGAAGGCGTTAAGATGATGGTCGAAGAAGGACAGGCCATGCCGCTTAAAGTATTTGCCACCATGCCATCCTGTGTACCTGCTGCCCCGGGTTTTGAAGATGCCGGAGCGGTGATTGGTCCGGCTGAAATCAAAGAAGCGCTGCAGGACGGCCGGATCATCGGACTCGGGGAAATGATGAATTATCCGGGAGTCATCTCTGGTGATGTGCATGTTCATGCCGAATTAAAGGTAACGCTGAACGCCGGCAAGCCAGTTACCGGGCATTACGCTTCTGCTGATCTCGAAAAAGGATTGCAGGCTTATGCAGCAGCCGGAATCCTGTCCTGCCATGAAAGTACGACCAGGGAGGATGCCCTGGCCCGGATGCGTCTCGGTATGTATGCCAAACTGCGGGAAGGTTCAGCCTGGCAGGACGTTAAGGAAACCGTCCGGGCCATTACTGAAAACAAAGTAGATTCCCGGTATGCCGTGCTGGTGACGGACGATGTGCATCCGCATACCCTTTTGGCCAAAGGACATCTCAACCATGTGATCCGCCAGGCGATTCGTCAGGGTGTCAATCCGGTTACGGCGATTCAAATGGCAACCATTAATCCTGCTCAGTGTTTCGGTCTTGACCGGCATCTCGGGAGTATCTCGCCTGGCAGATGTGCAGATATTGTTTTTCTGCGTGACCTCGCGGAAGTCACCGTAGAAAAAGTAATGATAGACGGGGAAATCATAGCAGAACAAGGACGGATGCTGGCTGAAATTTCGTCCGTCAGCTATCCGGAGAAGTTCCGCAGTTCCGTTCATCTGTCCAATAAACTGAAATCCGGAGACTTCATCATCAAAGCTCCGGAAGGAAGAACGACGGTCAGGGTACATGTCATCGAGATCAAAGAAGCCCAGGCCGGAACCCTTCATCGCGTGATCGAGATGGGAACAGCGCAAGGGCAGGTATATCCTGACATTACAGCCGATATTGCCAAGGTTATGGTCCTGGAAAGGCACGGCGGCCCGGGAAATTATGGCCTCGGGTATGTCAAAGGTTTTCAGCTGAAGAGCGGGGCAGTCGCATCAACAGTGGCTCATGACAGCCATAATCTGATCATTATCGGTGTAAATGATGAGGATATGGCGCTTGCAGGCAACACACTGGCTGACCTTGGCGGCGGGATGGCCGCAGTGAGAGACGGGAAAGTGCTGGCCATACTGCCTCTGCCGATTGCCGGCTTAATGTCGGACAGACCGGTCGAAGAAGTGGCCGGAATGGTAGCTCAGCTTGATGAAGCCTGGAAAGAGCTAGGATGCAGTTTGGTCTCGCCGTTTATGACAATGGCGCTCTTAAGTCTGCCTGTTATCCCGGAACTGCGCCTGACGAACCGTGGATTGATCGATTGTCTGAACTTTTCATTCCTGCCTTTGCTCGAATGA
- a CDS encoding class I adenylate-forming enzyme family protein codes for MPITELLVRNAALYGQEKCLTEINLDLQESHNVTWREYELIENNPAGEYRLEMTWRVFDEKANRMANFLLKRGIKKGDKVAILLMNCLEWLPIYFGILKSGAVAVPLNFRYTAEEIKYCLELSDTMTLIFGPEFIGRVETIYDQIPKVKTLLFAGENRPSFAENYDRLAANSSSEVPQVVLSDDDDAAVYFSSGTTGFPKAILHTHRSLMSACYTEQNHHGQTRDDNFLCIPPLYHTGAKMHWFGSLLSGSKAVLLRGVKPEWILKTISEEKITIAWLLVPWAQDILDAIESGKVKLENYELSQWRLMHIGAQPVPPSLIRRWKNYFPNHLYDTNYGLSESIGPGCVHLGIENIHKVGAIGIPGYQWEVQITDENGCPVPQGQVGELRVKGPGVMKCYYNDPEATAVALKDGWLLTGDVARMDEDGFIYLVDRKKDVIISGGENIYPVQIEDFLRAHTSIKDVAVIGLPDPRLGEITAAIIELKPGSICTEEDIGVFCAPMPRYKRPRRIIFDKVPRNPTGKIEKPCLREKYGAATLIAAQTENSL; via the coding sequence ATGCCCATTACTGAATTATTGGTACGCAACGCAGCGTTGTACGGACAGGAGAAATGTCTGACCGAGATTAATCTGGATCTTCAAGAAAGCCATAACGTCACCTGGAGAGAGTATGAACTGATCGAAAACAATCCGGCAGGGGAATACCGGTTGGAAATGACCTGGCGGGTTTTTGACGAAAAAGCGAACCGTATGGCTAATTTCCTTCTGAAAAGAGGCATTAAGAAGGGCGATAAAGTCGCTATTCTATTAATGAATTGCCTTGAATGGCTGCCGATTTACTTCGGTATCTTAAAATCCGGCGCCGTTGCAGTCCCTTTAAATTTTCGCTACACGGCTGAAGAAATCAAATACTGCCTTGAATTGTCCGATACAATGACTTTGATCTTCGGACCGGAGTTTATCGGCCGTGTGGAAACGATTTATGATCAGATCCCTAAAGTCAAAACGCTTTTATTTGCGGGTGAAAACCGTCCGTCCTTCGCAGAGAATTACGACCGGCTGGCAGCGAACAGTTCCTCGGAGGTGCCGCAAGTTGTACTGTCTGACGATGATGATGCGGCCGTCTACTTTTCTTCTGGGACGACCGGTTTCCCGAAAGCTATCCTGCATACGCATCGGAGCTTAATGTCGGCCTGTTATACGGAACAAAACCATCATGGGCAGACCCGTGACGACAATTTCCTGTGCATACCGCCCCTGTATCATACCGGTGCCAAAATGCACTGGTTCGGCAGCCTGCTCTCGGGTAGCAAAGCTGTACTGCTGCGCGGCGTCAAACCGGAGTGGATTCTGAAGACGATCAGCGAGGAAAAAATCACCATCGCCTGGCTTCTCGTTCCGTGGGCCCAGGATATTCTGGATGCAATAGAGAGCGGCAAAGTCAAGCTGGAGAATTATGAGCTCTCCCAATGGCGCCTGATGCATATAGGAGCCCAGCCGGTACCTCCCAGCCTAATCCGCCGCTGGAAAAACTATTTTCCAAATCATCTATACGATACGAATTACGGCCTGAGTGAGTCCATTGGACCGGGCTGTGTGCATCTTGGAATAGAGAACATCCATAAAGTGGGCGCGATTGGTATACCCGGCTATCAGTGGGAAGTTCAAATTACTGACGAAAACGGCTGTCCGGTTCCACAGGGTCAGGTAGGGGAACTGAGGGTCAAAGGTCCGGGTGTCATGAAATGCTACTACAACGACCCTGAAGCCACGGCTGTAGCCCTGAAAGACGGCTGGCTGCTGACCGGTGATGTGGCCAGGATGGATGAGGACGGCTTTATTTATTTGGTCGATAGAAAAAAAGATGTGATCATCAGCGGCGGCGAGAATATTTATCCGGTTCAGATCGAAGACTTCCTGCGTGCGCATACGTCGATTAAGGATGTCGCAGTGATTGGTCTGCCTGATCCGCGCCTGGGTGAGATTACCGCAGCAATCATCGAACTCAAACCGGGAAGTATCTGCACAGAAGAAGATATCGGCGTTTTCTGTGCACCAATGCCCCGCTATAAACGTCCGCGCCGGATTATTTTCGACAAGGTCCCACGCAATCCAACCGGTAAGATTGAGAAACCGTGTTTAAGGGAAAAATACGGAGCAGCCACCCTGATTGCCGCCCAGACAGAAAACAGTCTATAG